ACTACGGAGGTTTTGTAATCGGTGTaatcagtgtttgtttgtttgtgtttgtcttggGGTGACCTCGCAATTTCGTGAATATTGCAAAGTGGCAAGGcggaagtggtgtaataggatacttggagaattggttTGGCTTGTGTCCAATGTGCCCGATTATGTAATGGGTATATCACTagtctttattgtctttttcttttacttcaattttaccacaaaacaaggctcataAGAGCCACTCACATATTTTGGGTTACTGTTCTGGACTGTGATGACAAatgtttgttcacctttgactGAAAAGTTTAAGCTTGTACCCATCATGGGAACTTTATGATCATATTTTTCCGCAGTTGACTATTTCATTTCATCTCGTTTAGATAtcataaacaaaaaaataactgattaatggaaaacaaagaaaatgagCCAGACTATGCATGTTTTCGTTTACACCTTAAATATAAAATAAATTATAAGAAAGATTCTTTGATACGTCCAAACAGGAATATCTTCAATAAAGTCAAGCAACCATAACATACACCCAAACAAGAATGATGTAATCAGCGCTATGATAACTATGATGACAATAGATAATGATTATTGTTAGTTTGCAAATTATAAATCAAACACAAAACATCAACACACTCAGTAGTACTGTCACAAACACAATGATAATAACATAATAACATAATAAAATAGGACCAAGGTAAGCTAGATTTAGAACATATGGAATGCCCAGTCAGACTGCGCACATTTTTTCTAGTCTCTCTCTATACATACAAATCACCAGGAAAAGACTTTTGCCGCATTCCTTTGTATTCATAAAAAGTTTCTTTACTCTCTATCAAATACTGTGTGTGCTTCTTTTAGTGTGCTTTATACATAAGAAATTGATAAATCGAAAGATACAATAGAATACTTATTATCACGaattgatataacaattttcccACTTCCACCAAATTttttatgtaaaaaaacaaaacaaagaaaactgtgCAACTTTTTTCCTTGTGTATCCATTTCTTTATAACTGTATCGCAAGAGGAATGCAAAAAGGTCACACGGCTGTGATGTCGTTCTCGTGAACCCTGTTACTCGCTTTTGAGTTGTATTTATTCGCAGGAAGGTAAGACATCTCagggtcttcttcttctttctctgaGGGTCGTTTTTTGTCCTCTCGCCTCTGAAATAAGTAATTTACTTCAATATCATATGTTTTGTATCAACAGAACGTATACGTAGTAAAGAAATATATTGAGCAAAAGCCTATACGATGTACTTGATGGCCAGTGTTAAGCCCCAatccactggacccgcggcacgttggcgaccacGCCTCgacgagcgatttgacagagcactcaacgaacTTCATCGAtagaaaacgaatcttttcacgCTTCgtttgttctgttgtctttttagtcatacttgtacgttttgcatgaaattcctattataaagtcaagggtatcACACATCTAGTTTATAAgtcgcagcgacgccgtcaacgtacgtgccgcgggtccataGAGATAGGTGCTTTACAGTTTCATGCAGGGCCACCTTGCGATCCTTACGAGAAGTGAAGTCTACGGACGCCTCACTACCACCATACATAAGGTAGCCTTACCTGCACACAGTTGCGGACaatcttgatgatgatgaacacacCCGGAGTGGAAATTTGCACCTGCGATAGCAAATAGTAAAACTTTAAGACATAATTTTCTTCAAGTGAAATTTAATTTTGAAGCAATCTTTCCCCTTATTATAAAATGATGAAATCATTGATACAGAAAATAGCAAATGAAGAATGACTATAGCTATTAGATTACTTGTACCAATTACTTTATTACATCAGGACAAGACGACAGCATGCTGTCCCCAAATATGATCATCTTGTGTCAAGACCACATCACAGAATAATTTCTatgtatgtattcatgtatgtatgtatgtatgtattcatgtagaagaaatgtatttatgtattttctgaacaaagttttttaaaattttagaattttagaaaattaaaaaaaaatcacagaatGGTAGTAATAAATGCTACTTAGAAATACATACCCAGTTGATGACTTCTGAGTCGAACTTCCAGGTTGGAACAAAGCACAAAAGAAACAACAGGAGActagaaaataataataaaaatgtaaaaagtttcCACAACCTAATTCATTATCTAAAATACAGCTACACCGTTCCGCAATGCAGTGATAATCTTGTACTATCAAATACTTTTCAATCGCATTAGCATTACGTCTGGTATGTAGATTCTAACCGGGATAGACGTAAAGGCAAATATACGACACCTTACAGTATAAGGGAGTGTAGGTAACCGTAAGGTCAGAGATTAAAGCCCCAAAGACGAAAATAATATCCACGTGGCCAACACGTCTGGACAAAGGACTGTCTACAAATAAGGGACCGTAAACTTTGACCTTACTTCCCAATGCATCATACTCTACATGCGCACTTACAGCTATGATGTGGCTTATTGCCTTTCCTCATTGGCGTCTAGCATGCGTCTTGCAAAGTACCGGAAAATGTAACATTAGTAACGGAAAATGCTTTATACAGAAGATGCTCACCTGATGGTGGGGTACACACACAACCTGATAATCATGAACGTGTTCATGTATTTGtcttcatcgtcatcatcgaaACGCCGGTGAAGCAACTTCGACCTTCGAAAAGAAAGAGGCAATGTTACATGACCTTGAAGTATAACTCATACACTTAAAGCGTTTGTTGTTCACATGTGTGAGTATTGCGACGTGTATTCGGAATGAATCATAGAAGTTTATCTTTGAAATATATTTCCTTCTTCATCTTTATCTTTTACACATTAAGAACGAGCAAGTCATGAATATACCACCCATGTTGTTCGCTCGTGATGTAAGGTAAACTTCAAATTAAACGGAAATCTTACTTGTTTTTCATGACGATGATCCACATGACCAGGTGCCAGATGCTAGAAAACAGCACCGTGCCGGCGTTCAGCTGTACAGCTATGGCAGCGTCACCTGCTGACACCTGTGGATAAGACAACGAGAGATAACTGTACATTACGACCTTTTATTACTAAAACCAGCATCGGATGTACattttagtaccaaggacagggccagtTAGGCCATTTAGTACCAAGGGCAGGACAAGATAGGCCTTTTAGAACCAAGAACAGGACCAGTTAGGCCGTTTAGTACCAAGAACAGGACCAGTTAGGCCGTTTAGTACCAAGAACAGGACCAGTTAGGTCGTTTAGTACCAAGAACAGGACCAGTTAGGTCGTTTAGTACCAAGAACAGGACCAGTTATGTCgtttagtaccaaggatagGACCAGATAGGtcatttagtaccaaggacaggatgaGTTAGGCGGTTTAGTACCAAGGGCAGGACCAGTTAGGTCGttaagtaccaaggacagttccAGTCAGGCCTTTAGTACAAAGGACAGGACAGGATAGGCATTTTAGTACCAAGGGCAGGACCAGTTAGGCCTTTTAGTACCAAGGAAATAGTATCTTATTTTTCTGATGCGTCTCCGCATTCATTGGTATTGTTTATATGTAATGTGTTTATcactaaaattgtattcaatttttttatccttacatactagtatgcCATTTCAATTGCTAATGTATTAATTTCAATTGCTAATGTATTAATGGAACACAACTTGTAATGCACGCTTGAATTGTCCCATTGACTTAACAACAATTGACTTGTAAAGAATATCTCAGTTACAAGTTGATCTATGCAGCATACCTCTTTTCCGAATTCTCCGGTAATCTTAAACACGATCGGAAGTAGTCCAGCAAACATAAGGGCCTGTAGATGACAAACATGGAGCTGTTATACCATCTATACAAACTAATACAAGCTATAAATTATAATGGAACGGATCTCAAATATACATTGTGTCAAATGTGTCCAAAGGAATATTGAGAATCAGGATTTTACTGACCAACTTGTTGAAAAATGCGAGAAGGGGGTTCTCAGCGAAGATGCGCTGTAAGATGGGGAAGGATCTCATTAATAAGatactttttattcagtgacctaccaacttgatgaaactattcactagAATACACATGCAGTTTGTTTATTATATTCACATTCAAAAGAACCAAAGCAGTTTTTATGGCTGTTGTTAAGACTACCTGTGTAGGGTTGCTTTTGTAGAATATCAATATTTTGACATTGTATTGAACACAACTCGGAAATTTCCTTCAATTTGAAGCTCTGCAGCACGTGGCTTGTAGTCGTCCGACATTTCTTTTTTGGGCTAATCTTATAATTTGTTATGGATCAAAGTTAAATCTAGTCCTAACATCGATTATATGTAAATTGCCTCTAGCAGGTAAATGTGGTAAAATATAACACTTACGTAGAAAATCGAGTGGTGGAGATACCACAGCATACCTAACAAGGGCAAAACGTCACCTTGTTTTTTGCATTTGACATAAGTCATTCATGTCAAGTTATAGCACACACATTATGACTACAGCACGGGGCATAAGGCAGTGACTTGATTTAAGAAATTCCAGACTGGATTAGTATAACTTCCTGCTGTACTAGATTTTCAGGTATTTTGCAACGTAAGTAGAATAGTTTCTTATAGATGTTGTACAAGCTGGGATGTGTTTTATGACACGATCATGTTGAGCAATAGAATCACCATTATAAGCggcagcaacattttttttcaaatctgacaATAACTGTCAGTCTAAAACTTTCTCTGACCACATAGAACTTTGCTGAGATTCATGATTAAAGATATATCATTTTTCACTTACAAATGGTGATGAAAGTGCCGGCATATGACATAAAGACGTGTTGGTCGTGTTTCAGGGCTGTGATGAGGTCACCATGCTTTGCGATGTCATCTTCTTGTGACGGGACGTTCTCCACACTTGTTATGAGTAAAATCAACATTTAATCTTTATCTTGCTTTATGAAATTCCCAATATTTAATTttggaaataaatgaaaataaattttgatAGGGCTACAACTCAGCGGGTCATTTAAACATTACACGCAATCATTTCTCTATCATTAAGATTGAGTTATTATATGAAGTTGATGAAAGTGAATAAAAATAATGAAACATATGTTATGAATGTTGGCAATATTTACCATATGTCCAAGATGATGAGTGTGGCTATGATCGCATAGACGCCGTCACTGTAGACTGAAAATTCAAATGAGCAATTATTATTAACATATTTCGTAGTCATTGTAGGCATTTCTGGAAATCAGAGGTAATGCAAAAAAACTCTACTTCCTGGGAAACACTATGTCAGTTTTTCAACATATGATCTTCTGAGCATTGAAGAGCTGTAAACATAATGTTTATTTACATTCACTTTCgttcatatattttgtatttatgtatgtatattgttttagtattgttttgtgtttatgtttTGAGAAGAAGGTGCTATAAAAACAATTGCCCCTGATATTCGTAAAATGCAtgtgaatgaaatgaataaatataccCCTGGTTCTAAGTGTGTCAGTCGTTTCCACGAGAAGACGTGAGGGCAGCAGAACTTTACATCCGGTATCTCCGTCTCCTTTGGAGAACAAAATTGAATAGTtaaatgtttatctttttttttttatatctagcGTATCATTGCAACATACAATCACGGATGTTGAACACGACATGgacaagcagaggttcggctttatttctttttagtcttttttgtcgggcttcctaTTTTTTCCGTTCTCTTTTTGTCCGCCTAAAATGCATTAGAAACAACTATTAATGAAAGACTAtctgattttttaaaacttatttATTTTGCAGAGAATGCACACccatggctgcccaactagcctgtgacTAGTACGAATTGTGTGTAACACCTTTTCTATAACGTACTAGATATTCTACACACATTTGAATTGATAGTCATATAACAGATACAGAAGGGACTGATGTGTAAATGATTGTATGAAGTACATCATAATGCAAAGATCACACCTTTCCCGAAGTAGTAGAGTGATATGATGACCTGGCGCAGAAGAGGCTCCAGTAGAACCATCACCAGTAGAGCCCAGGCCTACAGACGATCATCAGAAACaacatgtgaaacaaacaaaatattaacGAAAAGTAGGAAATATTCCAGCTAAGTAATTGTTCCGGCTTCTAAAATATGATTTGTATAACAAAAATCTCAAATGTAAAGCCacttttttctatcttttctaactttgcttttggacagacaaggacgacgtggcactgcccTCAGGTTTTTCATAACTTCTTCTAACAgcgccacgtacagagaacaatattcAAAAAACACTTTTAGATAGAACATTGCCGTAATTTACGGGTTTTTTTGGTCTTATTTGCCTATCTTCAAGTTGATGTACCAAATTATTTCTATACAATAGTAAGTTCTTACTTTTTTTATTGATAATAGGGGAATTAGTGCTTTCTTCTTTTATTCTATAGTCTGCTGCAAACGTTAACATTGTTcaaaatattttgtatcttttcttaTTTCCATTGTCGCAAACTATCCATCTAAACGATTTTACGTTAACCTATTCTAGGCAATGCTATTATCCAATGAAAATGAGTGCTACAACATGCATATAATAGAACTCACAGCCTCAATTCTGATCCAACCAATTCCGGCAGCAACCAGGGCGAGAACTGGCTTTCCAAGCACCATCAGCATGGTTCGACATCGTTTAGATTTCTGAAATTAACAGGAACATCTAAAATCAAAACGACATTATTTGGATTTCTAAaaagacagtacagatatctgaaataaaaatcaaacccGTCAATAGAAAAACTTTCGAATAGCTTACAATATATCATTGGTCCAACACCATGCAAATGGGTGAATAATTTTGCTTTTGAATTAACCGTATATGAACATTCCGAAATGTTAACTGCTGTGCAGTTGTTATGTTTTAATTCCATTCAGTGTATGAAGTATAATATATACGATCGATAACAATTAAAAGCAAGAATTGAATATTTTCTAATGAAGTATGTACAGTTAATTGAAATGTAAATACTGTGTGATAAAAGCAAAATATCAGCGTAATGGTTACTTTGTGTATGATTGATACTCACTATTTCACCATATCTTGCTTCGTCTTCGTTCAGCAGATTTGGCCTACTATAGGCTTGCCATGCTATACCTGCCTATACGGACGTATAGGGATATCGAATTACAATAATGATTTTAACGATAGATATACTCATGGATAACCCTTGAAAATGGTACTTTGGAGAGCTAGCATATATTGATTGGTTGTCTTTGCATATTTACAAGGCGAATCAAACTATTGATTAAGGATTAATGACCCGACACCATTCGATGTGTTTTCTTTATATAATTTGATGACATAATGCATAATCAGTGGCCTTTGACCACGAATTCGAAGTAACCTCGCTTCGCTCACTTTGTGGTTTATTAGCTAATTATGAGTCACTGGTCGTTATATTACTGTTAACACCAGAGGAAACGGATTATTATCGTTATCATTCTGTCGGCCTGCCTACAGAATATGGCCATAGTATTAATTTAGACTGACATTGACATCGTTAAGAAGCTAAAATCAAATCATTCCTACGAGCGTGCATATTGGCCGATCAATAATGGCCGTCTTTCCTCTTCATTTAAACCATGCTTATGACGTAATGGCTGTATGGCCAATAGGAATGGAGGTTTGTGATTGGCCTACTGCCTACTGTGATATGACAATTACCATGAGAGTCCCGGCTATAACGATGCTGGCACAGAACAACACTACCGCAAGTGGCTCTGTTGGATGTTCCGCAAACATCAAGAACTAGACAAAAATCAAAAACGCTTTCATCATTTTAGCCCATCTTATCTGAatattatgtatacatgtgcaTGCCGATTACATATTGGTAAAAATCACTTGCAAGCTTCATGTTAGTCTTTTCATGTTGCCGGACTGAGTCAAAACAGGCAAAATCTTTGGTTGTAGCTggttttgatttcaaaattaaTTTCAACGTATAAGGATTGATGTAGGAAACTATCAATTGAACACATGGCTAGGTCGACATGCCCACAGAATATGGCAATGGAATGATACAGGGGGTAAATGAGAAAAACATACCGAAAATGGTAGAAATGTCGACGCCATTAAAACTCCCTGAAAAGATCACAAGAACATGTTAAAGGCATTCAAACACATGGTGCATGTAAGCAAAGGCGTAAGCATTAAATTTTCACTATGTTTAGGAATCATCACGAATATCacatacaaatatttcatacaaCGCGGAAGTCCGTAGAAATATTACTTGTAGGATTTCTGTACAAAATGCTAAATCAGTAGTCTTATCGTTTAAGTTGGCGTAGCTACACAATAATATACTTGTTATGCATTTACTATCCATGAATAAATCGAAATAACAAGTTGGGTTAGTTGTTATCACCAGATTTAGAAGTATGATTGACTCGTTGACTTTTTCGATGTATCCGAACAACCTGTAGTataacataaaataatgtaATATATAAAACATATAATATAATTCAATACAATAGACTCtatggaaaaatgaaaataataagtCAACCAATCATTGTAATTTGTCGGTAGCATACACTCCAGTAAACTGAAAATAATGGTACGTTTTAGGAAGGTCAAACCATCTCTTTAAAAGATATACCACAAAACAAGTCGCGGAAATACAACTGAAAGCGTAGGTCCTATTCCCACTGGACAGTGATCGCTGAGccaccgtacagcgaccaaaattggatttgtgggACCCTTAATtttatgatagaaataaaatgcGATATATTATGGTTTCAAATACAAGaagacacacaaagcgtaaaaaagtgatttatctatgaaattcactgAGCAATCTGTGAAATCTTTCGTCGCTCGCGGTTGCAGcctttaagccggcgtcacaattcatgcgagcgtcggccgactttgtagatcgcccgaagctcgccgaatttcaaaatcgcccgagcgtcgaccgtattttccaatgaaaatctcgggcgacgtccgtcgaacactaaaaactaaaaatcccccatgagatggtaccatctcttggacatggacgaagtcagtgtCGACTAagctggtaaaaggccaatatttggatcaacctgtatttctaaaaatcgcccgtagcccgcgtaatcgacaggacgtcggccgtacttcggccgaaaatgcacatttgaagctcgccaacacgtcggccgagctgaatttcttatttgtgacgccggcttaagtaATAAGGGGGTGTATGGTAAGCATCTTCTTACGATGTGTGAGTACTCCATGTCGAAGCCACTATCACAAACGTCGTGGCGTATACAAGGATCTTGAACCATATGGACTTCACTCCCTCCAGTAGGTCCTAAAGTagtgaaaaaagtgaaagtttaaCTCAGTAAAGAGCGAATTATCTAACTAGCTAATATTATCCTGGTCGTAATATAGAAGAcgtttttacattttcaaccGAGGACTTGTTAAAACTGTTGTCATCAGACGTAGAAGAAACTAAAagaaacgtgtgtgtgtgtgtgtgtgtgtgtgtgtgtgtgtgtgtgtgtgtgtgtgtgtgtgtgtgtgtgtgtgtgtgtgtgtgtatgtgtgtgtgtgtgcacccgGTCGTGTGAGTAGTCTTTCTACCAATTCCTCAACTACCTTGCTCTAAAAATCTTATCTACACAATCTTTTTGGCCTCAGACGCCCACTTAATAACATAGCTGGAGGCTTTTCCAAttatttaaaaatcaaaatagaTAAAGGGTCATTTACTTGTTGCCGTCATGTTTTTGCTTGCATTTTATTTAGTTTACTAGTTCTGTTTTATGGCTTAGAACAACCTGAAATATGTGTGACAATAAAGCAAAAGTTTAAATTTAAACAGCGTGTGAATATATAATTTTATACAGGGGAAGGGACCTAGGGTAGACAACGATTTCGCGCTTGACGGCAATAACTGAAAGGTATTTGTGAAATAGGGTATTAACTAAACAGGTCTTACTGCTGCAAGTGAAAGGGGTGGTCACATAAAAGATTGCCAGACCGCATATTACCTAGTCAATGCACAACgtaaatacacaaaatgtatcaaacgCTGGTACTTTTTCTTAGGTAGGTTTAAACATACAATATACTTCTGAACTAGCAATGTAAGTCCACATTTTCACTAGAAAGCgaccaaaatttgatttgtgtgatgatgatttgatattttgaatatGATGCAATTAGATTTAAAGAAttgaaagtatgatttaaaagacaaacatacacaattGGTCAATCGGTAAAACCTTTGGTCACTCAACCGACGCCTCCTCTAATGAAAGATGTTTGCTACTATCTTTAAGttttttacatgtatctagtcATCATTTTGTCTATATTGTTTTATAATGACGATGATACTGTTATTTCATAAGATAACATTTTATAACATACCTCTGTACTCTTTATTTCCTCCACTGTTTCGCCTCCAAGTGGCACAATCTGTAAAGAAACATCAGTTGAAAACACGTCTTATTATCACGAATGGACACTTTTTGAAGGGAAACCCTGCTCACTCGGATGAACATCATTACGCAAACCTTAAAGAAGccacatcatcattatcatcattcgTCCGGATTTACGTCGGTGAGGTACACTGTACTACAATCTATCTAGAAATGGTTACGCTTGCCTCATCAATATTCAAAACAACTGTATGTCCAGGTAGCAAAATGTCATATGATATGTAAATTTGTACATATAAgatttgaattttacatttaagTCCATCAACTTTTTATCTTCATGTTATTATAATTTCACCTCCAGACAAACACACATTTATATTGTACAAAGATATCTTAAGTTACTTGGATTACTTAGATATCTACGGTTTCTTCTTATTTTGAAAGGATAGATTTTTTAAGTGGACCTTATTATGATATCATTTGTTGCATCATATTATTCTATGTCAGGGTCATTCCCCTGCAATCATTGAAAAAGCCAGTAGGTGACATGTTTATCCTGGCGAACTAGATAAACTAAACTGAACGGAAAGTTCCCCTTAAGCTATAATCATTACGCACGCGTAAGCACACGGGACATTTTTCTAAAGGGTTTGGCCTTGGTAAAAGGGGCGTTCATAACGAAGTTCGTGTGTTGTTTACTTGAAGTATACttagaaaacacaacaaatctTTCCCCGTACCACAAGTTCTTTGTTATTAGTCTGTATGCGACAACTATTCATGTACAGCAAACCTAACTATTCTTAAATTTCAAACGGTACTAAGAAGGAAGAAGTGTCCACAATCTAGATTTAGGACTCGTGTTAGCTTTTAtgcatttcattcatttgtaaACGACTATTTTTTATGACCTGTATATAGCCCAATGGAGTGAAAACATACAATACAGGTCATTAATTTATATTAGAACACGGAGACTTTCAAAAGTGCTGAAACCGAGGGGACCATATTTCGTGACCTCAATTCATGACCcttttgcatacatgtaacgttaaacgtACAGTAAAGAATGACGTGTAAACTTCACGTTAAATCCATAACGCTATTAACAGACGGACCAATGAAGACATCCCTCACCATGATCGTGGTAATGATTGAGAAGACGGCGTCGCTGTAGGACAGCAGTCTCTCCGCCGAGCTGATGTGCTGATCCCGCGCCATTTTTGTTGTCCTTCGACCTTCTTGTCAGACGACAAAAGCCGGTTTGATCAAACGTTCTGTCCTGACCTTACGCTATTGGTTAAAGCGCCTCGAACCTTGGCAAGCATTTAATAGGGCAGTGGATTTAAATCATAGGGGTAAGGGCCTTCTTTTTTGACTGAAACAAACTTGTCCAACCACACTAAACACTAAGAACTGCACGGTGAGGTAGTGAGTGCATATAATCAGCTCAGCTGAACTATGACCCTTGACGCGCCTTTACTTTTGCTGTTGCTAACTTTAGATACCCCAACTGATTATAATATGCatattgtgtgtgtgaaaaaaatgaacatattGAATACAACGTTGACTTTAATCGCTTTATATTCAATCATCAGCCATTGTGTGATAAAAAAAATTAGTACTGCCTAATGTCACATGAAAAACTGACAAGTGAAAGTGAAGATAAAAACAACATGAACATTTTATGTGGTAAGTAAAAATAAGACAGTGTTGTGGCAAAACAATACATAACGTAAATTTCATGCTTGACCAATCGCTTTGAAAGTTCACACTATCAAATGTATTCGGAACGATCGTACAAATACATGCATGATTTCTATTTTAAAGTATTTGCTTAGATTggaaaaaaactaattttgtaCAACCAAGTCGGTTACATACAACTGTTAAAAACGACCCATACACCCACCCAATTACCCATCCGATTATCCACCTATCTTGATACTACTGTACATATGTTCGGGTATACCATGAATTTGGTCTAGGTGTAGCCTGTTATATTCTCGAAAAAATATTACCTAAGGTG
The nucleotide sequence above comes from Branchiostoma lanceolatum isolate klBraLanc5 chromosome 14, klBraLanc5.hap2, whole genome shotgun sequence. Encoded proteins:
- the LOC136448711 gene encoding endosomal/lysosomal proton channel TMEM175-like is translated as MARDQHISSAERLLSYSDAVFSIITTIMIVPLGGETVEEIKSTEDLLEGVKSIWFKILVYATTFVIVASTWSTHTSLFGYIEKVNESIILLNLGVLMASTFLPFSFLMFAEHPTEPLAVVLFCASIVIAGTLMAGIAWQAYSRPNLLNEDEARYGEIKSKRCRTMLMVLGKPVLALVAAGIGWIRIEAAWALLVMVLLEPLLRQVIISLYYFGKGDGDTGCKVLLPSRLLVETTDTLRTRVYSDGVYAIIATLIILDICVENVPSQEDDIAKHGDLITALKHDQHVFMSYAGTFITICMLWYLHHSIFYRIFAENPLLAFFNKLALMFAGLLPIVFKITGEFGKEVSAGDAAIAVQLNAGTVLFSSIWHLVMWIIVMKNKSKLLHRRFDDDDEDKYMNTFMIIRLCVYPTISLLLFLLCFVPTWKFDSEVINWVQISTPGVFIIIKIVRNCVQRREDKKRPSEKEEEDPEMSYLPANKYNSKASNRVHENDITAV